In Nocardia asteroides, a single genomic region encodes these proteins:
- a CDS encoding GNAT family N-acetyltransferase: MTSHPAARIRPAEQADLAAIRLLIETAFGTRFEAGEPEHIWTLFPLDRALVAEADGRVVGHTHSGPMTITVPGGELPAIGISGVAVAAPQRRRGVLRALCLEQHRQIAADGVPLAALTASEGGIYGRFGYGSSVRENQIRLDRRFARFLPTAPDPGGVHQVPVPEAEPEIRRIYETWRRVTPGAQERPDAAWALRFADPVRMRGGGGDLFAFLHPDGYALYRHHGDRSIEVKELRTRTADAHAALWRALCGRDLSHDLVAGLPADDPLPYLLTDPRQVRTVSGYDTLWLRIMDVPAALTGRRYDADLETVVAVDDPLLDAGGTFALRISGGVAECAPTTAEPELSMGLDVLGAIYLGAHPARAFAAAGRLRGAPGALRALERAFAWPLDAVLGWGF, translated from the coding sequence ATGACGTCGCATCCCGCAGCGCGTATCCGCCCGGCGGAGCAGGCCGATCTGGCCGCGATCCGGCTGCTGATCGAGACCGCCTTCGGCACCCGCTTCGAGGCGGGCGAGCCGGAGCACATCTGGACGCTCTTCCCGCTGGACCGGGCGTTGGTCGCCGAGGCCGATGGCCGGGTGGTCGGCCACACGCACTCCGGGCCCATGACGATCACCGTTCCCGGCGGCGAGCTGCCAGCCATCGGCATCTCGGGGGTCGCGGTGGCCGCCCCGCAGCGCCGCCGCGGCGTGCTCCGCGCGCTGTGCCTGGAGCAGCACCGGCAGATCGCGGCCGACGGCGTTCCGCTGGCCGCGCTCACCGCCAGCGAGGGCGGCATCTACGGCCGCTTCGGCTACGGCTCGTCGGTGCGCGAGAACCAGATCAGGCTGGACCGCCGGTTCGCGCGCTTCCTGCCGACCGCGCCCGATCCCGGCGGTGTGCACCAGGTGCCGGTGCCCGAGGCCGAACCCGAGATCCGCCGGATCTACGAGACCTGGCGCCGGGTGACCCCCGGTGCCCAGGAGCGGCCGGACGCCGCCTGGGCGCTGCGCTTCGCCGACCCGGTGCGGATGCGCGGTGGCGGCGGCGACCTCTTCGCCTTCCTGCACCCGGACGGCTACGCGCTCTACCGGCACCACGGCGACCGCTCGATCGAGGTCAAGGAGCTGCGCACGCGCACAGCCGACGCGCACGCGGCGCTCTGGCGCGCGCTCTGCGGCCGCGACCTCAGCCACGACCTGGTCGCCGGGCTCCCGGCCGACGACCCGCTCCCCTACCTGCTCACCGACCCAAGGCAGGTGCGCACGGTGAGCGGCTACGACACCCTCTGGCTGCGGATCATGGACGTGCCCGCCGCGCTCACCGGCCGCCGCTACGACGCCGACCTGGAAACCGTTGTCGCGGTCGACGATCCCCTCCTCGACGCGGGCGGCACCTTCGCGCTGCGGATCTCCGGCGGGGTCGCCGAGTGCGCGCCGACGACGGCCGAGCCGGAGCTGTCCATGGGGCTGGATGTACTCGGCGCGATCTATCTGGGCGCCCATCCGGCCCGCGCCTTCGCGGCGGCGGGCAGGCTGCGGGGTGCGCCCGGCGCGCTGCGCGCGCTGGAACGGGCCTTCGCCTGGCCCCTGGACGCCGTGCTCGGCTGGGGATTCTGA
- a CDS encoding TrmH family RNA methyltransferase: MAEVIDLADPADPRLDDFRDLKDADRRPDLPGRKGLVIAEGTIVVRRMLGSRFAPSALLGVARRFEELAGDLAGVEVPCYRTSAEVMAEVVGFHLNRGVLAVARRPAPFSMAELLDGARTVAVLEGVNDHENLGSIFRNAAGLGADAVLFGDRCADPLYRRSVRVSMGHALRVPFAPVPEWPHGLAELRRRGFRTIALTPDPAAANLAAAMSGERVALLLGAEGPGLTPDAMDACDVRARIPMSAGTDSLNVATAAAMAFYERVRTR, encoded by the coding sequence GTGGCCGAAGTGATCGACCTCGCGGACCCCGCCGACCCCAGGCTGGACGACTTCCGCGATCTCAAGGACGCCGACCGCCGCCCGGATCTGCCCGGCCGCAAGGGGCTGGTGATCGCGGAGGGCACCATCGTGGTGCGGCGCATGCTCGGCTCGCGGTTCGCGCCGAGCGCGCTGCTCGGCGTCGCCAGGCGCTTCGAGGAGCTGGCGGGCGACCTGGCCGGGGTCGAGGTGCCCTGCTACCGCACCTCGGCCGAGGTGATGGCGGAGGTGGTCGGGTTCCACCTGAACCGCGGGGTGCTCGCGGTGGCGCGCAGACCCGCCCCGTTCTCCATGGCGGAGCTGCTGGACGGCGCGCGGACCGTCGCGGTGCTCGAGGGCGTGAACGACCACGAGAACCTGGGTTCGATCTTCCGCAACGCGGCCGGGCTCGGGGCGGACGCGGTGCTCTTCGGCGACCGCTGCGCCGATCCGCTCTACCGGCGCTCGGTGCGGGTCTCCATGGGGCACGCGCTGCGGGTGCCGTTCGCGCCGGTTCCCGAGTGGCCGCACGGCCTGGCCGAGCTGCGCCGCCGCGGTTTCCGGACCATCGCGCTCACCCCCGACCCCGCCGCCGCGAACCTCGCCGCCGCCATGTCCGGGGAGCGGGTGGCGCTGCTGCTCGGCGCGGAGGGGCCGGGGCTCACGCCGGATGCCATGGACGCCTGCGATGTCAGGGCCCGCATCCCCATGTCGGCCGGGACCGACTCGCTGAACGTCGCCACGGCCGCCGCCATGGCCTTCTACGAGCGGGTGCGGACCCGATGA
- a CDS encoding DUF2537 domain-containing protein, producing MIEPPPYRPPTPLAAGVAVGALVGALTAVAVFAFGAALGAVHPLLAVAVNLIAAGGAAPTAWRWRHAPVTRWVLGGGAVGVVLGWIALLLAALGS from the coding sequence ATGATCGAGCCGCCGCCCTACCGGCCCCCGACCCCGTTGGCCGCGGGCGTCGCGGTCGGCGCCCTGGTCGGGGCGCTCACCGCGGTCGCCGTCTTCGCCTTCGGCGCCGCGCTCGGCGCCGTGCACCCGCTGCTCGCCGTCGCGGTGAACCTGATCGCCGCCGGCGGCGCCGCGCCCACCGCCTGGCGCTGGCGGCACGCCCCGGTCACCCGCTGGGTGCTCGGCGGCGGCGCGGTCGGCGTCGTCCTCGGCTGGATAGCCCTTCTCCTCGCCGCACTCGGCAGTTGA